AAATGTACCACTTTCGGTACGTTTGCTCGAGGTGAACGATGTGTCAACTGCTCGcgattttctctttcgcaATCAGGGTCGGCTCGTTGCGATGCCTTCCTGTGAGGTGATGGGATTCATTAACACCAAGTACAACAACCCAGACAGCCGGCGGGGTGACGTGCAGATCTTCATGTCAGCACAGTCAGACATTTCGGACGGTGGTACGGAAGGTTTAGCAGGGGCAGGACTTACGTATGATTATTATGCGCGTAACTTTGAATCATGGGTGTATCATGATTCGTTTCTTATCATGCCATTGCTAATGCGGCCCGAGAGCCGTGGATGGCTCGAACTGGGCAGTGCAGATCCGTACGATAAGATTAAGATCTATCCAAACTATTTCGCCGTTGAACGAGATCTGGACATTCTGGTATTAAGAAAATAACATCGTGGTAACATCTTTCACGTTTCTTATCGATAGTTTTCGATTCCAATCGGTAGGTTGAAGGACTCAAGTTTGGAGTTCGTGTGGCGGAGACGTCCACAATGAAGAGGATCAACGCTACGTTTATCTACGACGTTGAGCATGGTGACACGTGCCACGGAATCACCGGTGATGACTTCTTCAAATGTCTCATACAACACTACTCGCAGACTATCTACCATCCGTCGGGCACAGCAAAGATGGGTCCCGCTACCGACCCAATGGCGGTGGTCGACAGTCAGCTACGGGTACACGGCATAGGCGGGATGCGTGTAGTGGACGCCAGCATAATGCCGACCATCACAACCGGAAATACCAACGCGCCTACGATCATGATTGCAGAGCGGGCAGCCGATTTAATCAAATATGCGCATTTGCCGGCGTTGGTGCGCGAAGAGCATTATCGGCAGTGTGACAGCATCGACTACCAATATCACCCAACACGCACCAACACGGTGACACGTGTtacacacacagccaaaaaGGTGCCTTAAAGCTAAAGCTGAATGGCTTGTTTGATTCAGTTTGTAGAGTAGACGTAATACACGGTGTGTACGAATGTaacagcaaaataaacaccagATGCACCGTTTATCAGTGCATATTTAAATAGGCTAAGTGGAGCAGTGTattctaaaacaaaattggCTATGTTGACACTGATTATCAGCATTTCTCAGAATTGATTATCAGTTACGTGTGTTCGCGGGTGTTTAATTAATGACCGTCGCCTGCTCCGCGATCATCCGATTAGGATTTAGACGATTACCTACAACAGACAAGGTAGGAAAAACGGCTATAAACATCAGCAAGGATCGAAAAGCCACAAAATAATTATGTGCAAAATATTatgtgcattttttaaataaaattttaactcaaaagaaggtttttacagtacattatttacatttacagcACCACGAGGGAGCATAGTTTTGCacgcatgtgtgtttgtaatggAAAACAATATCCCAACACACCACACTAACACAAGTTTTGCAATGCGTGCAGCATGAGCCTAGGGGGTTGAGAATAGATGTTTCTCGAACTTTGcgtatttataattaaatatattgtttatcctttttagttggtaaaaaataaattataaaaccgTTTAGTGTATAACATTGTACAAACATCGTCGTaggaattacaaaaaaattgcgCAATCATTATTGACATGTATTGCTAGCGCCGAACGCATTGTGCTCAACCAACACTAGAACAATTACAATTATGCCTCCCCAATCAGgttgaagagagagagagagagagggagagagagagatgaagagaacttatgtgtgtgtgcgtagcgATGAGAGAGCGCGAGCCTGACCGCAAAGGCCCAACGCCATGAAGATAAAAACGCCGGCTATGCGCGAGATGTAAGCCGCAGTTCCCGTCTGTGCTTGGTACCGTCCGGTTAGGTGTGCTCACGCGTTCAAGAGTCAAGTTCAATGTAAGTACCATCTACTTTCAACGTGTGTGCGTACGCATGGTGTAATCAAGTGTATATTCCGGTTCTTTGCTTGTGCCGCGAAGATTAGCCGTGAAGCAGtgacatgtgtgtgtgtgcgtacgtgtggTGGAACAACTCTTTAACaaaagtaaattatttaagcaaAGTTAAGGTGTAAATCTATTGAAAATTGTGcgcttttttctgtctgtaagaggatgaagaaaatttcacTCGTCCCATCCGGATCTGTTTGGTACGCACTGATACAGTGGCAATAGAACGGTTTCTAGCAATCCCGATACGCATACAGCTGCCCACAACAACGTGGAAAACGATCATTCAGATGCAAATCTGCGCGATGTAtctacaaaaacaacaacaaagcggTTAGCTTCAGACACTTTGCACTGCGCATCATGACTTCTGGGGttgcgcatttttttttcttacgctATAGGGTTGCCTTTTCTCGTCCGACTGATCAACCATCCGGTTTTTTGGCGAATGCGCTTGTACGGAAGACGCGAATCACCACGCGGTTTATTTACTGGGTCAGGCATGCACACACATTCGCTCGTAAATTCTTGGTCGTAATCTTTCAAGCAAGCATCAATCAATTGAAGTTTTATTACAAATAAGGCTCTcatgaatatttttgtttgtgatgagATCTTCGTTAAACTAcccgtttttttaaatttattacataCATCAAAGTAGATATTCAATGATTCTAAAGTAGACacatgataaaaatattcgtCATATAGTcataatgatttaaaaaaaaaagtttattaacGATGATGACGTGTGAATTTTAGCTTCTAGTCCAAAAATCCGTTGATTGACCTGCACACATGATAAGCACCGGAGAGTGATAAGTAGGTGCAGCGCGCGCCTTATTATATCATGGTTATCGTTATGCCGCTAACGTGTACCTTTCAACTGACAAACAGTGCGATAATGTTGATACCATGCGTACCCACCACCATTTAACGCCAATACACAGGGAAGCATTTAACGTTTGCTACCAGTAAATCCAACTACGCGAAGATGTGTGACAGACTGTTCTTGTGGTTGGTGTGTTGTTCAGTTGTTTTTACTGTTGATATACCTGTTAaggaagaaagagagacaacaaacaaaattaagtaAATTTGAAGTAATTATAGCAAACGGTGCAATAGTTTTATagctatttaaaaacaaacacgacaTCACTCAAAAGATGCTTTTAGATGATTTTTATTCCTAGCACCGCAAGATGTCTGTGCATGCCACTCACGCAGCACTTATTCATTTGAGTGCAACGCTTTTACATAGGAAACTttaatataaacaaaacagataaaaaatatatttacacGTACTCACAGGAGTGTTTTGCGCTATAGCGTCTGTGCAACACAAAGAAaagatttaaatgaaaaacaagaGAGTGATCGGTGATAATTTTGGATATATGGattattttatgcattttttatagAGCTTATTATGTGAGATATATTTGAAACCGTCAAGAATCAGGAATTACATTCCAGctctaaaacaaacaattgcatTAGACTACCACAAGTTTTACCTTCCTTGTGTCAAGGCTCTTGATAACAAGTGTACCCATTGTCTGCAATATATTAACTGCATGCGTGTAGTTGACCTTCACTGCACATGCACTGCTATAAGAACCGGGTCGATAGATGAGGCAGTGCATCAGTCTAGCAAAGCCACCACCGAGACAACCCGTCCACGGTTAGCATTCGTCCGTATAGGTAACAGACTAATGCAACTCAACGTTTCCATTGCAGCTAGAGCATTTAGATCCCGAAACAAGGCATACAATCCGCCAAACGTTGCAACTAACACGGTGCAGTTAACCGGAAGAACATGGAGGCCTTGATGGGTGGCCAGTGCGCCTCGCAAAGCGTCGGACCTGCCAATCAACTGTTCGGACTGCTGGTGCAGACTATCCTGGCGGCCCAATGTGCGATTTCTCCGCCGGACATGTGGCCGAAGGATTACGGCCCGACGGCACTGGAGCGCGGTTTGGATGAGTATGATTTCGTGATCGTAGGTGCCGGATCGGCAGGTTCGGTCGTTGCCAACCGTCTGTCGGAAAACCCTGACTGGAAGGTGTTGCTGCTAGAGGCTGGCGGTGATCCACCGATCGAATCGGAGGTAAGTTTTGATTCTAAATTAACCATTTGAGATATATAACGTTCACCACCCTCAATCATACTCATGTTACGGTGATGGATCCAACATGTAACAAAGTGTTTGCTGCTTGAGCTAGCCTTTTATCCTTGCCTTATCTCTATCTTATTCCCATCTTTTCCTGCTtcatattaaaaatcaatcctaAATATCCACACCCTGTAGATTCCTTTCTTACAAATACACTTAGAAAAATCAAACGTAGATTGGGCATACCATGCCAGCTCGAGTGATGGGCACAATACAAACAGTCGCACTGCCTGTCGGGCATCAACATCACCGGAAGGTTGCTATTGGCCGCGAGGTAAAATGCTCGGAGGTTCGGGAGCGATCAATGCGATGGTGTACATTCGTGGCAATGCACTCGACTATGACACTTGGGAACAGATGGGCAATCCAGGTTGGGGATGGCAGCACGTTTTACCGTATTTCCGCAAATCGGAAGATAACCATGATCCGACAGTGGTTGGCGATGAAACATTCCACGGCACGGGAGGTTACTTATCCGTCAGCAGTACTACCGGGCATGCTGTGCAGATGGAACAGTTGCTTGAGGCTGTTCAGGAGAGTGGGTATGAGTATTTGGAGGACTTCAATGGCGAAGATCACGTCGGGTTTGGTCGCATGCAGATCAACACAGTCAATGGAACACGATGCAGCCCAGCTAAGGCGTTTTTAGCACCAATCAAGGATCGTCCAAACTTGCATGTGATTAAAAAAGCGCTTGTAACGAAGCTCGAGTTTGGCGTCGATCGACGAGTGTCATCTGTTCGTTTTCTATTGGGCGAACATGGAGCTAAAACGGCGaacatgaaaaatgttttagaaGTTAAGGTGCGACAAGAAACAATCGTGTCGGCCGGAGCAATTAACACGCCGCAGCTGCTTATGCTTTCGGGCATTGGACGAGATGCAGATCTTAGAGAGTTTGGTATTTCGGTCGTGTCAGATGTTCCTGTTGGTCGCAAGCTCCAGGATCATGTGATGGTACCGTTGTTCTATCGGATCAACCGTTCAACAGCCGTAGACTTTGACCTCTACCGTGATACGGTGGCTCCCTCGTACGAGTACCTGATGCATCGTGGTGGTCCACTAAATGAACCCGGAATGAACGCTTTTATTGGCTTCATAAACACAGTCAACCATTCTGATCCGTACCCGAACATACAGTATCATCATATGTATTCGCGCAAACGGTCCAATTTTGCTGGTCAGTGGCTACGCAAGATGGATCTCGAGGGACCCGTGAGCAACTTTATTGACGAGGTTAACGATGAGGCGGACCTGTTGGGCGCATTTGTTATTCTGCTGAAACCCAAATCTTGGGGTCACATAAAACTACGATCAGCAAATTTCTGGGACAAGCCAACAATTGATGCCGGCTATCTTACCCACCCGCGCGACATGCAGACACTGATCGAAGGGATCCATGCCCATCATCGCATCATGGCGACAGAAGCCGCCAAGGCATTGGAACCAGATCCGGTGCGCTTTAATCTACACGCTTGTAAGGAAAAACAGTACGATTCAGATGCTTATTGGGAGTGCTACATACGAGAACTTTCGTTGACACTCTACCATCCGGTGGGAACAGCCAAAATGGGGCCCTCCAATAATCCAGACGCGGTAGTAGATTCAAGACTGCGTGTCAGAGGTGTTAAAGGACTACGAGTAGTCGACGCAAGCGTTATGCCAGACATTGTAAGCGGCAACACAAATGCAGCAGTCATCATGATAGGCGAAAAAGCGTCAGATATGATTAAGGAAGATAATGGATGGAATGGATAGCACATGGTGAGAAATCTATAAGAAAATCTAGAGGCAAGAAACGAAACAACTTTGCGTTGGTATAAGGATAATACTGTAAATACTGTGTTGCGTTTTTAACTGCACTCCAGGTCGCTCTTATCTGCTACACTGGGCGATAGTTGAAAGTCGATTATGAGTTGCACGGCAAGCGGTTTTGAGTGGCTTTATCTATTTGGCTTTACAAGAGGTATTTACGAAAAGTGCACGACTTAAGACAACGCGCCAAGACACACAGACATATGAAGAATAGACCACTACTATGCACATTTTAATCAAGGTTTAAACTTAACCGATGCGTGTTCTCCACTTCAGATCGCCAACATGGCGATGGCGTTGCAGCACACCGAAGTTGACTGGGCGTACAACGTAGAGCGGACGGATCGTTCAGGTCTGGGTACGCGGAACGGAACATTTTGGCCTCGCGGCCGCACATTAGGCGGTTCTGGTGCAATTAATGCGATGATATATGTACGAGGCAATCGTCGCGACTATGATCGCTGGAAGAGCTTGGGCAATCCTGAATGGGGCTGGGAAGACGTTTTGCCTTACTTCCGAAAGTCTGAAAATATGAATGATCCTAAGCTAGTTCGCGGTATCGGTGCCAAATATCACCGAACAGGTGGATACTTAAACGTGGAGCAGCGTGTTGATGACACGATCCTGAACGGAATCTTAAAACGAGCGGCAACAGAGCTAGGAAACAATTGGATTGAAGACTTCAATCGTGATAGGCACGTTGGCTATGGTAGTTCACAGCATACGATTACTGGTCCAATTCGATGCAGTCCAGCAAAGGCATTCCTCACCCCGATTCGACACCGTGCAAACTTGCACGTCATCAAATACGCTCTGGTAGATCGGGTGCTGATTGACGAGCGAAATGTTGCCACGGGCGTACGCTTCGTTATTGAGGGAAGTCAGCGTGTACAGCAGGTTACTGCACGCCGGGAAGTCATTGTTGCTGCGGGAGCCATCAATACACCGCAACTGCTAATGTTGTCCGGAATTGGACCAGCGGACGAGCTGAAGCAGTTCGATATCCCGGTCAAAGTCGATCTTCATGTTGGAGGGAATTTACAAGACCATGTGGCGGTACcgttgttttttaaattctacaaCGTACCAGATCCAAATGTTGATGAGCAGTTTGCTCAGATGAACGAGTTGTACGCGATAGCCGTTCAAAATCGCAGTCAAGCGATCGTCCGTTCCGGATACCTAGATACTTTGGCATTCCTCAATACAAAAAACTCCACCGACCTTTATCCGGACGTGCAGGTGTTTAACTTTGGATTTCCCAAGGGTGGTCGTTACAGTGAGATACTAGCACGCAACTTTGAATTCACAGAGACTATAAGCGCATCCATCCAAGAAGTTGATCGTATTACACCCGCAGTTTATGTGCACATCACCGCACTCAACCCGAAGTCACGAGGTCATGTCAGACTGGCGAGCAGCAATGCGCGAGAGCATCCTATCTTAGAGGCAAATTATTTCCAGAATACCGACGATTTGAAGGTGATGGTACAAGGCATACGTCTCCAACAACGTTTGCTTCAGACTGAAGCATTCCGGAGTGCAGGTGCTACGCTTCATCGGATCAACATTCCTGGCTGTAGGGAGCATGTGTATGATACGAACGAGTACTGGGAGTGTTATGTACGACACTTGACCATTACAACGTACCATCCGGTTGGGACGGCGAAAATGGGACCAGCTACTGATCCGGACGCAGTTGTTGACTCCAGACTACGCGTGAGAGGCATCCGTGGGTTGCGAGTCATCGATGCCAGCATTATGCCGCTGGTGATCAGTGGCAATACGAATGCTCCCACTATTATGATCGCCGAAATGGGATCTGATTTCATCAAACAAGATCAAG
This genomic window from Anopheles maculipalpis chromosome 2RL, idAnoMacuDA_375_x, whole genome shotgun sequence contains:
- the LOC126557398 gene encoding glucose dehydrogenase [FAD, quinone]-like isoform X1 — translated: MEALMGGQCASQSVGPANQLFGLLVQTILAAQCAISPPDMWPKDYGPTALERGLDEYDFVIVGAGSAGSVVANRLSENPDWKVLLLEAGGDPPIESEIPFLQIHLEKSNVDWAYHASSSDGHNTNSRTACRASTSPEGCYWPRGKMLGGSGAINAMVYIRGNALDYDTWEQMGNPGWGWQHVLPYFRKSEDNHDPTVVGDETFHGTGGYLSVSSTTGHAVQMEQLLEAVQESGYEYLEDFNGEDHVGFGRMQINTVNGTRCSPAKAFLAPIKDRPNLHVIKKALVTKLEFGVDRRVSSVRFLLGEHGAKTANMKNVLEVKVRQETIVSAGAINTPQLLMLSGIGRDADLREFGISVVSDVPVGRKLQDHVMVPLFYRINRSTAVDFDLYRDTVAPSYEYLMHRGGPLNEPGMNAFIGFINTVNHSDPYPNIQYHHMYSRKRSNFAGQWLRKMDLEGPVSNFIDEVNDEADLLGAFVILLKPKSWGHIKLRSANFWDKPTIDAGYLTHPRDMQTLIEGIHAHHRIMATEAAKALEPDPVRFNLHACKEKQYDSDAYWECYIRELSLTLYHPVGTAKMGPSNNPDAVVDSRLRVRGVKGLRVVDASVMPDIVSGNTNAAVIMIGEKASDMIKEDNGWNG